A single region of the Serinus canaria isolate serCan28SL12 chromosome 1, serCan2020, whole genome shotgun sequence genome encodes:
- the ZFX gene encoding zinc finger X-chromosomal protein isoform X2: MDEDGLELQPHEPNAFFDPTGADAAHMDGDQIVVEVQETVFVSDVVDSDITVHNFVPDDPDSVVIQDVIEDVVIEDVQCPDIMDEPDVSETVIIPEQVLDTDVAEEVSLAHCTVPDDVLASDITAETMSIPEHVLTTESMHVPEVGHVEHVVHDNVEEADIVTDTLGTDVVSEEVLVADCASEAVIDANGIPVEHQDEKGNCDDYLMISWGTVDIVESEPENDHAVGLLDQNSSIRIPREKMVYMTVNDSQHEDEDLNVAEIADEVYMEVIVGEEDAAAAHEQQIDDTEIKTFMPIAWAAAYGNNNDGIESRNGTASALLHIDESSGLGRLAKQKPKKKRRPESRQYQTAIIIGPDGHPLTVYPCMICGKKFKSRGFLKRHMKNHPEHLLTKKKYRCTDCDYTTNKKISLHNHLESHKLTNKTEKLIECDECGKTFSHAGTLFTHKMVHRDKGVNKMHKCKFCDYETAEQGLLSHHLLAVHSKNFPHICVECGKGFRHPSELKKHMRIHTGEKPYQCQYCEYRSADSSNLKTHVKTKHSKETPLKCDICFQTFSDTKELQQHTLMHQESKTHQCLHCDHKSSNSSDLKRHIISVHTKDYPHKCDMCDKGFHRPSELKKHVAAHKGKKLHQCRHCDFKIADPFILSRHILSVHTKDLPFRCKRCRKGFRQQNELKKHMKTHSGRKVYQCEYCEYSTTDASGFKRHVISIHTKDYPHRCEYCKKGFRRPSEKNQHIMRHHKDVGLP; the protein is encoded by the exons ATGGATGAAGATGGGCTTGAATTGCAGCCACATGAGCCAAATGCGTTTTTTGATCCAACAG GAGCTGATGCAGCACATATGGATGGAGATCAGATTGTTGTGGAAGTACAGGAAACAGTATTTGTTTCAGATGTGGTCGACTCAGATATAACTGTGCATAATTTTGTTCCCGATGATCCAGACTCTGTAGTAATCCAGGATGTCATTGAGGATGTTGTTATCGAGGATGTTCAGTGCCCAGATATCATGGACGAGCCAGATGTGTCTGAAACAGTCATTATTCCTGAGCAGGTGCTGGACACAGACGTAGCCGAAGAGGTTTCTTTGGCTCATTGCACTGTCCCGGATGATGTTTTAGCTTCTGACATAACAGCAGAGACAATGTCTATACCAGAGCATGTACTGACAACTGAGTCCATGCATGTACCTGAAGTTGGACACGTAGAACATGTAGTTCATGATAATGTTGAAGAAGCAGATATTGTCACTGATACTCTGGGAACAGATGTTGTTTCTGAGGAAGTCTTGGTGGCAGACTGTGCATCAGAGGCAGTGATTGATGCCAATGGAATCCCTGTGGAACATCAGGATGAGAAGGGCAACTGTGATGATTACCTTATGATTTCCT GGGGCACAGTAGACATTGTGGAGAGCGAGCCAGAGAATGACCACGCAGTTGGATTGCTCGATCAGAATAGCAGTATTCGTATTCCAAGGGAGAAGATGGTTTACATGACTGTAAATGATTCTCAGCATGAAGACGAAGACTTAA ATGTTGCAGAAATAGCTGATGAGGTTTATATGGAGGTGATTGTAGGAGAGGAGGATGCCGCAGCAGCCCATGAACAGCAAATCGATGACACCGAAATTAAAACTTTCATGCCCAtagcctgggcagcagcttaTG GTAATAATAACGATGGCATCGAGAGTCGGAATGGCACTGCAAGTGCTCTTTTGCACATAGATGAGTCATCTGGACTTGGGAGGCTGGCCAAGCAAAAACCAAAGAAGAAGAGGAGACCTGAGTCCAGACAGTATCAGACAG caATAATCATTGGCCCTGATGGTCATCCGTTGACAGTCTATCCCTGCATGATTTgtggaaagaaatttaaatccAGAGGTTTCTTGAAAAGGCACATGAAAAACCACCCGGAGCACCTTCTTACCAAGAAGAAATACAGATGCACAGACTGTGATTACACTAcgaataaaaaaataagtttacaTAACCACTTGGAGAGTCATAAGCTGaccaacaaaacagaaaagcttaTTGAATGCGATGAGTGTGGGAAAACCTTCTCTCACGCAGGAACTTTATTCACTCACAAGATGGTGCACAGGGACAAAGGAGTTAATAAAATGCACAAGTGCAAATTCTGCGATTATGAGACAGCAGAACAAGGGTTATTGAGTCACCACCTTTTGGCTGTCCACAGCAAGAACTTTCCTCACATTTGCGTGGAGTGTGGCAAAGGGTTTCGCCACCCGTCGGAGTTGAAGAAGCACATGCGGATCCACACTGGCGAGAAGCCCTACCAGTGCCAATATTGTGAATACCGATCTGCCGACTCTTCCAACTTGAAAACCCACGTAAAGACTAAACACAGTAAGGAAACGCCGCTCAAGTGCGACATTTGTTTCCAGACTTTTTCAGATACCAAAGAGCTACAGCAGCATACGCTTATGCATCAAGAAAGTAAAACACATCAGTGTTTGCATTGTGACCATAAGAGCTCAAACTCGAGTGATCTGAAACGACACATTATTTCAGTCCACACAAAAGACTATCCTCATAAGTGTGATATGTGCGATAAAGGCTTTCACAGGCCTTCGGAACTGAAAAAACACGTGGCGGCTCACAAAGGTAAAAAATTGCACCAGTGCAGACATTGTGACTTTAAAATTGCAGATCCGTTCATTTTGAGTCGCCACATACTCTCAGTTCACACAAAGGATCTTCCATTCAGGTGCAAGAGATGTAGAAAGGGCTTTAGGCAACAAAACGAGCtgaaaaaacacatgaaaacacACAGTGGCAGGAAAGTTTATCAGTGTGAGTACTGTGAGTATAGCACTACAGACGCCTCAGGCTTCAAACGGCACGTGATTTCCATTCACACAAAAGACTACCCTCACCGGTGTGAGTATTGCAAGAAAGGGTTCCGAAGGCCTTCAGAGAAGAACCAGCACATTATGCGACATCATAAAGATGTTGGGCTGCCTTAA
- the ZFX gene encoding zinc finger X-chromosomal protein isoform X1 — MDEDGLELQPHEPNAFFDPTGADAAHMDGDQIVVEVQETVFVSDVVDSDITVHNFVPDDPDSVVIQDVIEDVVIEDVQCPDIMDEPDVSETVIIPEQVLDTDVAEEVSLAHCTVPDDVLASDITAETMSIPEHVLTTESMHVPEVGHVEHVVHDNVEEADIVTDTLGTDVVSEEVLVADCASEAVIDANGIPVEHQDEKGNCDDYLMISLDDAGKIEHEGSAEITMEAESESGSCKVDGICPEVIKVYIFKADPGEDDLGGTVDIVESEPENDHAVGLLDQNSSIRIPREKMVYMTVNDSQHEDEDLNVAEIADEVYMEVIVGEEDAAAAHEQQIDDTEIKTFMPIAWAAAYGNNNDGIESRNGTASALLHIDESSGLGRLAKQKPKKKRRPESRQYQTAIIIGPDGHPLTVYPCMICGKKFKSRGFLKRHMKNHPEHLLTKKKYRCTDCDYTTNKKISLHNHLESHKLTNKTEKLIECDECGKTFSHAGTLFTHKMVHRDKGVNKMHKCKFCDYETAEQGLLSHHLLAVHSKNFPHICVECGKGFRHPSELKKHMRIHTGEKPYQCQYCEYRSADSSNLKTHVKTKHSKETPLKCDICFQTFSDTKELQQHTLMHQESKTHQCLHCDHKSSNSSDLKRHIISVHTKDYPHKCDMCDKGFHRPSELKKHVAAHKGKKLHQCRHCDFKIADPFILSRHILSVHTKDLPFRCKRCRKGFRQQNELKKHMKTHSGRKVYQCEYCEYSTTDASGFKRHVISIHTKDYPHRCEYCKKGFRRPSEKNQHIMRHHKDVGLP, encoded by the exons ATGGATGAAGATGGGCTTGAATTGCAGCCACATGAGCCAAATGCGTTTTTTGATCCAACAG GAGCTGATGCAGCACATATGGATGGAGATCAGATTGTTGTGGAAGTACAGGAAACAGTATTTGTTTCAGATGTGGTCGACTCAGATATAACTGTGCATAATTTTGTTCCCGATGATCCAGACTCTGTAGTAATCCAGGATGTCATTGAGGATGTTGTTATCGAGGATGTTCAGTGCCCAGATATCATGGACGAGCCAGATGTGTCTGAAACAGTCATTATTCCTGAGCAGGTGCTGGACACAGACGTAGCCGAAGAGGTTTCTTTGGCTCATTGCACTGTCCCGGATGATGTTTTAGCTTCTGACATAACAGCAGAGACAATGTCTATACCAGAGCATGTACTGACAACTGAGTCCATGCATGTACCTGAAGTTGGACACGTAGAACATGTAGTTCATGATAATGTTGAAGAAGCAGATATTGTCACTGATACTCTGGGAACAGATGTTGTTTCTGAGGAAGTCTTGGTGGCAGACTGTGCATCAGAGGCAGTGATTGATGCCAATGGAATCCCTGTGGAACATCAGGATGAGAAGGGCAACTGTGATGATTACCTTATGATTTCCT TGGATGATGCTGGTAAGATAGAACACGAAGGTTCTGCTGAAATTACCATGGAAGCAGAGTCAGAAAGTGGCTCTTGTAAAGTGGATGGCATTTGTCCAGAAGTCATCAAGGTCTATATATTCAAAGCAGATCCTGGAGAAGACGATTTAG GGGGCACAGTAGACATTGTGGAGAGCGAGCCAGAGAATGACCACGCAGTTGGATTGCTCGATCAGAATAGCAGTATTCGTATTCCAAGGGAGAAGATGGTTTACATGACTGTAAATGATTCTCAGCATGAAGACGAAGACTTAA ATGTTGCAGAAATAGCTGATGAGGTTTATATGGAGGTGATTGTAGGAGAGGAGGATGCCGCAGCAGCCCATGAACAGCAAATCGATGACACCGAAATTAAAACTTTCATGCCCAtagcctgggcagcagcttaTG GTAATAATAACGATGGCATCGAGAGTCGGAATGGCACTGCAAGTGCTCTTTTGCACATAGATGAGTCATCTGGACTTGGGAGGCTGGCCAAGCAAAAACCAAAGAAGAAGAGGAGACCTGAGTCCAGACAGTATCAGACAG caATAATCATTGGCCCTGATGGTCATCCGTTGACAGTCTATCCCTGCATGATTTgtggaaagaaatttaaatccAGAGGTTTCTTGAAAAGGCACATGAAAAACCACCCGGAGCACCTTCTTACCAAGAAGAAATACAGATGCACAGACTGTGATTACACTAcgaataaaaaaataagtttacaTAACCACTTGGAGAGTCATAAGCTGaccaacaaaacagaaaagcttaTTGAATGCGATGAGTGTGGGAAAACCTTCTCTCACGCAGGAACTTTATTCACTCACAAGATGGTGCACAGGGACAAAGGAGTTAATAAAATGCACAAGTGCAAATTCTGCGATTATGAGACAGCAGAACAAGGGTTATTGAGTCACCACCTTTTGGCTGTCCACAGCAAGAACTTTCCTCACATTTGCGTGGAGTGTGGCAAAGGGTTTCGCCACCCGTCGGAGTTGAAGAAGCACATGCGGATCCACACTGGCGAGAAGCCCTACCAGTGCCAATATTGTGAATACCGATCTGCCGACTCTTCCAACTTGAAAACCCACGTAAAGACTAAACACAGTAAGGAAACGCCGCTCAAGTGCGACATTTGTTTCCAGACTTTTTCAGATACCAAAGAGCTACAGCAGCATACGCTTATGCATCAAGAAAGTAAAACACATCAGTGTTTGCATTGTGACCATAAGAGCTCAAACTCGAGTGATCTGAAACGACACATTATTTCAGTCCACACAAAAGACTATCCTCATAAGTGTGATATGTGCGATAAAGGCTTTCACAGGCCTTCGGAACTGAAAAAACACGTGGCGGCTCACAAAGGTAAAAAATTGCACCAGTGCAGACATTGTGACTTTAAAATTGCAGATCCGTTCATTTTGAGTCGCCACATACTCTCAGTTCACACAAAGGATCTTCCATTCAGGTGCAAGAGATGTAGAAAGGGCTTTAGGCAACAAAACGAGCtgaaaaaacacatgaaaacacACAGTGGCAGGAAAGTTTATCAGTGTGAGTACTGTGAGTATAGCACTACAGACGCCTCAGGCTTCAAACGGCACGTGATTTCCATTCACACAAAAGACTACCCTCACCGGTGTGAGTATTGCAAGAAAGGGTTCCGAAGGCCTTCAGAGAAGAACCAGCACATTATGCGACATCATAAAGATGTTGGGCTGCCTTAA
- the ZFX gene encoding zinc finger X-chromosomal protein isoform X3: MRLWFLSSGGTVDIVESEPENDHAVGLLDQNSSIRIPREKMVYMTVNDSQHEDEDLNVAEIADEVYMEVIVGEEDAAAAHEQQIDDTEIKTFMPIAWAAAYGNNNDGIESRNGTASALLHIDESSGLGRLAKQKPKKKRRPESRQYQTAIIIGPDGHPLTVYPCMICGKKFKSRGFLKRHMKNHPEHLLTKKKYRCTDCDYTTNKKISLHNHLESHKLTNKTEKLIECDECGKTFSHAGTLFTHKMVHRDKGVNKMHKCKFCDYETAEQGLLSHHLLAVHSKNFPHICVECGKGFRHPSELKKHMRIHTGEKPYQCQYCEYRSADSSNLKTHVKTKHSKETPLKCDICFQTFSDTKELQQHTLMHQESKTHQCLHCDHKSSNSSDLKRHIISVHTKDYPHKCDMCDKGFHRPSELKKHVAAHKGKKLHQCRHCDFKIADPFILSRHILSVHTKDLPFRCKRCRKGFRQQNELKKHMKTHSGRKVYQCEYCEYSTTDASGFKRHVISIHTKDYPHRCEYCKKGFRRPSEKNQHIMRHHKDVGLP, from the exons ATGAGACTGTGGTTTCTCTCAAGTG GGGGCACAGTAGACATTGTGGAGAGCGAGCCAGAGAATGACCACGCAGTTGGATTGCTCGATCAGAATAGCAGTATTCGTATTCCAAGGGAGAAGATGGTTTACATGACTGTAAATGATTCTCAGCATGAAGACGAAGACTTAA ATGTTGCAGAAATAGCTGATGAGGTTTATATGGAGGTGATTGTAGGAGAGGAGGATGCCGCAGCAGCCCATGAACAGCAAATCGATGACACCGAAATTAAAACTTTCATGCCCAtagcctgggcagcagcttaTG GTAATAATAACGATGGCATCGAGAGTCGGAATGGCACTGCAAGTGCTCTTTTGCACATAGATGAGTCATCTGGACTTGGGAGGCTGGCCAAGCAAAAACCAAAGAAGAAGAGGAGACCTGAGTCCAGACAGTATCAGACAG caATAATCATTGGCCCTGATGGTCATCCGTTGACAGTCTATCCCTGCATGATTTgtggaaagaaatttaaatccAGAGGTTTCTTGAAAAGGCACATGAAAAACCACCCGGAGCACCTTCTTACCAAGAAGAAATACAGATGCACAGACTGTGATTACACTAcgaataaaaaaataagtttacaTAACCACTTGGAGAGTCATAAGCTGaccaacaaaacagaaaagcttaTTGAATGCGATGAGTGTGGGAAAACCTTCTCTCACGCAGGAACTTTATTCACTCACAAGATGGTGCACAGGGACAAAGGAGTTAATAAAATGCACAAGTGCAAATTCTGCGATTATGAGACAGCAGAACAAGGGTTATTGAGTCACCACCTTTTGGCTGTCCACAGCAAGAACTTTCCTCACATTTGCGTGGAGTGTGGCAAAGGGTTTCGCCACCCGTCGGAGTTGAAGAAGCACATGCGGATCCACACTGGCGAGAAGCCCTACCAGTGCCAATATTGTGAATACCGATCTGCCGACTCTTCCAACTTGAAAACCCACGTAAAGACTAAACACAGTAAGGAAACGCCGCTCAAGTGCGACATTTGTTTCCAGACTTTTTCAGATACCAAAGAGCTACAGCAGCATACGCTTATGCATCAAGAAAGTAAAACACATCAGTGTTTGCATTGTGACCATAAGAGCTCAAACTCGAGTGATCTGAAACGACACATTATTTCAGTCCACACAAAAGACTATCCTCATAAGTGTGATATGTGCGATAAAGGCTTTCACAGGCCTTCGGAACTGAAAAAACACGTGGCGGCTCACAAAGGTAAAAAATTGCACCAGTGCAGACATTGTGACTTTAAAATTGCAGATCCGTTCATTTTGAGTCGCCACATACTCTCAGTTCACACAAAGGATCTTCCATTCAGGTGCAAGAGATGTAGAAAGGGCTTTAGGCAACAAAACGAGCtgaaaaaacacatgaaaacacACAGTGGCAGGAAAGTTTATCAGTGTGAGTACTGTGAGTATAGCACTACAGACGCCTCAGGCTTCAAACGGCACGTGATTTCCATTCACACAAAAGACTACCCTCACCGGTGTGAGTATTGCAAGAAAGGGTTCCGAAGGCCTTCAGAGAAGAACCAGCACATTATGCGACATCATAAAGATGTTGGGCTGCCTTAA